A stretch of Myxococcus hansupus DNA encodes these proteins:
- a CDS encoding lipase family protein, translating to MTQPISARTRPKTTPAARAATESSAPVEVTRDSRFSSDFKSWLQQNGYGGYAFAQGDVPSFGGRARPGEKLANEPVVFIHGNGDSAAGWEKSIEHFASQGYKPSEMYAMTWGPQNPMLASQQHHSREYKEEVRAFIQAVKEYTGAEKVDVIGHSMGVTLARKAIQGGDGFDPYPGGGSYDLGAPLTGSVDTFVGIAGANQGLASCVLTGDLLPTSNRQTGLHPQSAFLKDLNAESGFEGEHVYSIWSQSDQVIGMGLAKYTSPIPGQDGQKVYNTYGHFGSRDLSVETQLEMIKDHKVR from the coding sequence TTGACGCAGCCCATCTCGGCCCGGACGCGTCCGAAGACGACTCCTGCCGCCCGCGCGGCCACGGAGTCGTCGGCCCCCGTGGAGGTGACGAGGGACTCGCGCTTCTCGTCGGACTTCAAGAGCTGGCTGCAGCAGAACGGCTATGGCGGCTACGCCTTCGCCCAGGGGGATGTGCCCTCCTTCGGAGGCCGCGCTCGGCCCGGCGAGAAGCTCGCGAACGAGCCTGTCGTCTTCATCCACGGCAATGGTGACAGCGCCGCCGGGTGGGAGAAGTCCATCGAGCACTTCGCGTCCCAGGGTTACAAGCCCTCGGAGATGTACGCGATGACGTGGGGGCCGCAGAATCCGATGCTCGCCAGCCAGCAGCACCACTCGCGCGAGTATAAGGAAGAGGTTCGTGCCTTCATCCAGGCGGTGAAGGAGTACACCGGGGCGGAGAAGGTGGACGTCATCGGGCACTCCATGGGCGTGACGCTCGCGCGCAAGGCCATCCAGGGCGGTGACGGCTTCGACCCCTATCCTGGAGGGGGCTCCTACGACCTCGGCGCGCCGCTGACAGGCTCCGTGGACACCTTCGTGGGCATCGCGGGCGCCAACCAGGGCCTGGCCTCGTGCGTCCTCACGGGCGACCTCCTGCCCACCTCCAACCGGCAGACGGGCCTGCATCCGCAGTCAGCGTTCCTCAAGGACCTCAACGCCGAGTCGGGCTTCGAAGGCGAGCACGTCTACAGCATCTGGTCCCAGTCGGATCAGGTCATCGGCATGGGGCTCGCGAAGTACACCTCGCCCATTCCGGGGCAGGACGGCCAGAAGGTCTACAACACCTATGGCCACTTCGGTTCGAGGGACCTGAGCGTGGAGACGCAGTTGGAGATGATCAAGGACCACAAGGTCCGCTGA
- a CDS encoding VanW family protein, with the protein MPSSPIAPRLLELSAHALLWRRSKQVMHQANRLVRWSATPERWPRPVLAPMHEKGVLLGSHTVNLERADADADPVLEAGKKHNVRLAAPAFDGLLLAPDRPLSFWRTLGRLSARKGYRHGLALSGGCLTPSIGGGICLLANALFELAARQGWHILERWGHTMEAVPPPPGTLWGMDATVAWPYVDLVVAPREGPVRLGARVLDGKLRLSLHGAHAPRTRSRLWSEDESLLELPEGTLRINRIVRRVEDTGSGAVLEERTIAENRRRLLNPEARKRTCITCGETACHARVEVPRSEVPAP; encoded by the coding sequence ATGCCCTCATCTCCCATCGCACCCCGGCTCCTGGAGTTATCCGCCCACGCGCTGCTGTGGCGGCGCAGCAAGCAGGTGATGCACCAGGCGAACCGCCTGGTGCGGTGGTCCGCGACGCCCGAGCGTTGGCCGCGCCCGGTCCTGGCGCCCATGCATGAGAAGGGCGTGCTCCTCGGCTCGCACACGGTGAATCTGGAGCGCGCGGACGCGGATGCGGATCCGGTGCTGGAAGCGGGGAAGAAGCACAACGTGCGTCTGGCGGCTCCGGCCTTTGATGGCCTCCTCCTCGCTCCGGACAGGCCCCTCTCATTCTGGCGCACGCTGGGGCGGCTGTCCGCGCGCAAGGGCTACCGACATGGGTTGGCGCTGAGCGGCGGCTGTCTCACGCCGTCCATCGGTGGCGGTATCTGTCTGTTGGCCAATGCGCTCTTCGAGCTCGCCGCGCGCCAGGGCTGGCACATCCTGGAGCGCTGGGGGCACACGATGGAGGCGGTGCCCCCGCCGCCGGGCACGCTGTGGGGAATGGATGCCACGGTGGCCTGGCCCTATGTGGACCTGGTGGTGGCTCCGCGCGAGGGGCCCGTGAGGCTCGGAGCCCGCGTCCTGGATGGGAAGCTGCGGCTGTCCCTCCACGGGGCGCATGCTCCCCGGACGCGCTCACGTCTGTGGTCCGAGGACGAGTCCCTGCTCGAACTCCCCGAGGGAACCCTTCGTATCAACCGCATCGTGCGCAGGGTCGAAGACACGGGCTCTGGTGCCGTGCTCGAGGAGCGCACCATCGCGGAGAACCGGCGACGCCTGCTGAACCCCGAAGCGCGGAAGCGGACGTGCATCACGTGCGGGGAGACCGCCTGTCACGCCCGCGTCGAGGTTCCTCGGTCGGAGGTCCCGGCGCCATGA
- a CDS encoding tRNA-uridine aminocarboxypropyltransferase, which yields MRSRTPEDLAGRCPRCFLPLSLCLCADVPCITTRTELLIVRHHKETLKSTNTARMAELAMPRCRIVSYGSPGVPFDASVLEGDDTWLLFPDAHQTPEPGAPLPSRLIVLDGSWGQARRMVQRVPALRRLPGLKLPPPAPDSRRLRRPPHPDGMSTLEAIAGALAHLEGEHVAQPLYALHEHMIDRVMASRGRSI from the coding sequence ATGAGGTCTCGAACGCCCGAGGACCTCGCGGGCCGTTGCCCTCGCTGCTTCCTCCCCCTGTCCCTGTGTCTGTGTGCCGACGTGCCGTGCATCACCACGCGCACGGAGCTGCTCATCGTCCGGCACCACAAGGAGACGCTCAAGTCGACGAACACGGCGCGCATGGCGGAGCTCGCGATGCCGCGTTGTCGCATCGTCTCCTATGGCTCGCCGGGGGTGCCCTTCGATGCCTCGGTGCTGGAGGGCGATGACACGTGGTTGCTCTTTCCGGACGCGCATCAGACGCCCGAACCCGGTGCGCCCCTTCCCTCAAGGCTCATCGTGTTGGATGGGAGCTGGGGACAGGCACGGCGAATGGTGCAGCGCGTCCCCGCGCTGCGACGGCTGCCCGGATTGAAGCTGCCCCCACCGGCCCCAGACTCCCGGCGACTGCGCCGTCCGCCCCATCCGGATGGCATGTCGACGCTGGAGGCCATTGCCGGTGCGCTCGCGCATCTCGAAGGCGAGCACGTCGCGCAGCCGCTCTATGCGCTGCACGAACACATGATTGATCGCGTCATGGCGAGCCGGGGCCGGAGCATCTAG
- a CDS encoding DMT family transporter, with protein MRYFAMVAAGATLWGCWALFFRPAGFTGPQNAVLVLTAMSLPAPFLFRRDALRDRRATLALLVVALADAANTALFFAAMERGPVSVAVLTHYLAPLLLALLAPWVLGEERSTRALVGVPATLVGLSLLIGRPDRDFSGMTALLGAGSACFYAVIVLAAKQAARAYSPMAVTSLHAPISVGVLLLGFGPRALPPTVDEGTLLVLVGGVVCGLIGNILFHTGLRHVPTTATGALTYLEPLTASLVGWAFFSETLTPLALGGGVLVLVAGAWVAAERRATLPPVTVPADTR; from the coding sequence GTGCGGTACTTCGCCATGGTCGCGGCCGGGGCCACCCTCTGGGGGTGCTGGGCGCTCTTCTTCCGTCCCGCGGGGTTCACCGGACCGCAGAACGCCGTGCTCGTGCTCACGGCCATGTCGCTTCCGGCGCCGTTCCTGTTCCGACGCGACGCACTGCGTGACCGACGGGCCACGCTGGCCCTGCTCGTGGTGGCGCTCGCGGACGCGGCCAACACCGCCCTCTTCTTCGCCGCCATGGAGCGCGGGCCCGTCTCGGTGGCCGTGTTGACGCACTACCTCGCGCCCTTGTTGCTCGCGCTGTTGGCCCCCTGGGTCCTGGGTGAAGAGCGCTCCACGCGGGCCCTCGTGGGGGTCCCCGCGACGCTGGTGGGTCTTTCGCTGCTCATCGGCCGTCCGGACCGGGACTTCTCGGGCATGACGGCCCTGCTGGGCGCGGGCAGTGCCTGCTTCTACGCGGTCATCGTCCTCGCGGCGAAACAGGCGGCGCGGGCGTACTCCCCCATGGCCGTCACATCGCTGCACGCGCCCATCTCCGTGGGCGTCCTTCTGCTCGGCTTCGGTCCACGTGCACTGCCACCCACGGTGGATGAAGGCACGCTCCTCGTGCTCGTCGGTGGCGTGGTTTGTGGCCTGATTGGAAACATCCTCTTCCACACCGGTCTGAGACACGTCCCCACCACGGCCACGGGGGCGCTGACGTACCTGGAGCCGCTCACGGCCTCGCTGGTGGGCTGGGCCTTTTTCTCGGAGACGCTGACGCCGCTGGCGCTGGGCGGAGGCGTGTTGGTGCTGGTGGCGGGCGCCTGGGTGGCGGCCGAGCGACGTGCGACCCTCCCGCCCGTCACCGTGCCTGCCGACACACGTTGA